TGAGCTCCTCATGCAACGACCAAGGAGCCGGAGGAAATTTTGTAGCAACTGCAGCCCCTGGGCTTAtgggagacagggagagaaagCACAAGAACTCAAGTGTTGATTGACAGTCTATCCCAAGCCCTATCCACTCTGccaagagggaagcagggagcaaCACCTACCTGTATCAGCAAACGGGTGATGCCCTGATGGGTAAACAGGGTGGCTGAGGTCCAGCTTCCAGCAGCTGTTGTTCCCTGGGCTGCTGCTGGTTCAACAAGTGTTGCCTGGTTTTGGACTGATTTCCCTTCTCAGAAGTCACGTGCTTCCTGTCTCAGCTCTGACCTCACAGTAACATCACTTTCTGTTTATTACCTCTTGTTTTAAATCCCGGTAAATATAtaccggggcttcccaggtggctcattgtttaaggatccgcctgccaatgtcggggccgattcctgagtcgggaagatcccctggagaatgaaaagacaccccactccagtgttcttgcctgggaaatcccaaggacagaggagtctggcggggtatagtgcatggggtcccaaatagtcagacgtgactgagcatgcacgcatgcattcaAGGGACCAAGACAGTGGAGGCCACACAAGCTGAAGCCTCCCtggtggggatcttagttcctcaaccaggaagtGAGCTCGGGTCACAGCAGCGAAACTGCTACTcatcactggaccagcaggaaatTCCCtctgcactctttttttttcttttttttttttttgatgtgtggTTTCTGTGCTCCTGGGAGCCTTGGATGAATGAGACAGATCCAGGATGAATCAACCTCTGAACCCCTGCAGGAGGCTTGTCAGCATCAGGGAGCAGGGTCTTCCCTGTATACGAATCCCCAACCACCAAACTCTTCTACTTACAACTAAGAACGATTGTGTTCTGAGATCTTTTCACATCTGCCACTTCACCtaacaattaaaaaaaccctCCCCTGGCAGAGTAGCTTTGTACCAAGAGGCAGAGTTTCAGAGCTGGTGCTAGGCAGCCAGCTGGGCTCACCCCCAAGCAGAGGTTTTGCTCTCACAGGCTTGCCCCTCAGCGCCTGCCACTGAAAGTCCTGGCTTAGGAAAGACACAAATGAGTATGTGTCTGAGACCAAGacagggctttcccggtggccGAGTGGTAAAGggtccacctgccgatgcaggagatgcaggaggctggggttcgatcactgggtaggaagatcccccagaagagCGAATGGCAAcccttccatattcttgcctggggaatccctggACAGATAACCCTGGCggacgacagtccatggggttgcaaggagtcggacacgactgaagagactgagcacagcgcagacaggaggaggggcagggagtctgacactgtgtccccTTCCATTTGCACAACCCCCAGCTCTCCTTGGAGGGTCAACAGGAGGAGGAGACGGAACCGCAGGAGGAGGGCCCTCTGGGTTTCCACCACACTACCTGCCCTGCCCGCTGCctgccctgggccccctgctcccCGGGAcaggccctctccttccccctcaccTACACCAGCCCTGCTTGCAGGACTCGACTGAGGTTCAGCACCACCATCCAGCATCTGAGAAAAGGGGAGCTCAGTGAGGCTGGGGGTCTGGGTGCTGTCAGGGCCTTGCCCTGGGGTTGGAAGAGGGAGCCAGGGGCCAGGGGTGGTGTGGGAGACCTGTGGGTGAAATTGCTGAGGCCACCCCAGGAACTCTGATGGGGggtctcttttctcttctccatcccaGCAGAGCCGTGCCCGACCCCCACCCACCAGTGCCATGGGAACTGTGGGTGCAGATGTATCCCCGGCTTCAGGGAGGGACCGGGTGGGTGGTCAGCAGGGCCTAGGCCAAGGGAGAGATCGGAGTGCTGGAAGGGCCATGTGCCctggggcggtggggggtggtCTTATTATTACCACAGACCAGGGTTCTGTCCCCTTAACTTTTCTTCCTTGGGGTCCACTGAGGCAGGGGGTAGTCACGGTGAGGGTGCTTCTCCCCCCAGACTACTGATAGCTTCCAGTGAAGGGTCTCAGActcgtgatctccaaagaagaagatttagcttagGCACCAGAGACCAGGCGTGATCTCTCAAGCGCTTTGTggagcagagttttattaaagtatgaaaagcaCAGACAAAGTTCTGAGGTAGACATGAGAAGGGAAGGGGGAGTGCCCCCTctctagtgttagcaagggagttagatactttttaaattagtaattacaataaatcaaaagattgTGTTTAGGTTGTAAAGATCTTGCTAGACCCActgagttatatactttttaaattagtaattacaataaatcaaaagactgTTTAGGTTGTAAAGTTCTTGCTAGACCCCCtcacataatttacattttaagataacaggattgcCTCAAGGTTTTCAGGAAGGGAAAACTGCCCTCAAGCAGGACCCTCAGTACAGAGTTTAAACAGAGTTGTTAGTTGTAATTATCAATtcctgggcttaaagaaaaaagccttttatgtgactaaggacttcccttatagctcagttgtgaaagaatctgcctgcaatgcaggagacctgggttcaattcctgggtcaggaagatccccaggagaaggaaatggcaacccattccagtattcttgctccttgcctggagactgtcagggacagaggagcctggcgggctacagtccctggggtcgcaagagtcagacacgacttagcgactaaaccacccatAGCATGTGACTAAGGCTAAGgaatggagagaaaaagagatgtttgttctttcctcctccttgagaattccagacccctttcacctcctccttggggaccccagacttcttatcgacctgcctaggaattgactcactACTATGATGCTGAGAGCCTCATGATATGAGAACAGACATCAACCCTGGAGCCCACACCAGCTTCATCATGGAGCTGCAAACAGCCCTGGAGCCCCCGTGTCCCTCTCGTGCCTAACAACCCCTTTCTACACCTGCCAACCCTTCTTACCCCCTATCCACCAACCAGGCCATCTCCCCAGAGTGGATGAGTCCCGTCTCCACCACACGGAGACCTTGAACCAACCTGATCTCTGATCCAGGTGAGAACCCCTTAGAGCCCCGTCCAGGCCCCAGAAGCCACGTGAAAGGCCAACCCTGTCCCATTGATCACTGCCCCGGCTGGCAGAGGCCTGGGAGACGGAGCCCTCCCTcgacctcctccccttcccctgtctCTGGATGACCAGGGCCGCGGGGTCTCCATTTGGCCCAATAACAGAACTGGAGGTAAGAGGCGAGGACAGCTTTCGTTTCCATGGCTCTCAGAAGGCCCAGAGTGGCGGGGGAGGCCTGGCGGGAGGATCCCGGAGCCAAGCCACTGGGGCCCCCACACTCACCCCTGGATGCAGGCTCTGTTGGCAGAAGAGAGAAGTCAGAGCCGTGTCCTGGAGGGCCACGTGGGAACGGAGTGTCTCTCTGTCCCCCTGGGCCAGGGCGggtctccccaccctccctcagGGAGTCACTCAGGGTCCCATAAGATGGGTGCCTGGTGCCCGGGCAGGTCGGCCTGGGGGCACACCAGGGCCTGGGTTTGCTGGGGCTCAGGAAGGCCTCTGAAagagagggtggagggaggctgaGGAGACATTTGGAGACAGAAGTTCAGCCAGGCCTGGTGGCTCCCCCTCCTGGCCATTCCCAGGAGGCGACACGAAGGCACGGGGCTAAGTCCAGGTGTTTGTATTCAGGCTGCTTCACATGGTCCCTCAGCCAGGCCTGGACCGCACCCTAAGGAGCCACACTGAGTTCCAGCGGCCGCCATGACAGTGGCCACGCTGCTCATAGGGGCTGTGCCTGGTGGCTCCGTCTCAGCCTCTTCTAAGCGGCTTGCACTCAGGTGTTACTCGTGCGCAGTCGGTGCCTGCACAGGAGGACGAATGTCACAAACAAGATCAGCAGCATTATCACAATGGTGATGATGGTCACCATCTGGTTGTTGGGCACGGGCTCTGGGGAAAGAAGGGGTAGAGGTCACAGAAGTCCTCCAGTCCCAGGTGCCAGGCTCCAGAGGGGTAGCTGTCTACCCGTCACCCACCCACCCAATCCTGGGCAGCCTGCTGTCACTCTGCATTGCAGGGATGAGTGGCAAATGGTGTTATCACTGGACGGAAAGAGGACGGGGTCCGGGCCACCAGCCGGCCTCTGTGAGACCGTGAGGGCAGATGGACTCAGATGGTCCCCTTGCCCTGCGCTGCCAGACCTCACGGTCTGCACTGCGGCGTGGTCCAGGCCAAGCCCCTCCCTGAGCAGAGATGAGGGAGCTTTGGCCAAACTCTCTGAAGACACAGAGGATCTTGACATCTAGGGTCACAGAAGCAGAACTCCAGGGGACCTTAGGGGTCAGTCAGGTCAAATTAATCATTGCAGAGCGGGGTCAAGGCCAGAGAGACGAGCTTGACTTGGTTAAGGTCACCCAGCTCACTCATGACCAAGCAACTAGTCAGGGTCCAAGCTAGGAACTCGCCAGGAGCTCCGGGTAACCCCAGGGATCAAGTGCCGTTTCCCCGAGTGCTTCCCCTGAGCTGGCAGAGAGTGGGGCGAAGGCGTTTTCTTCCCCTGAAGGGCTGAAACCGAATGTCCCCCCTCCTGATCCGTGGGCTCCCCCTCACCTTTGACTTCAAGCCTCTGGGGATCTGAGACTCTGTGGACAAGGCCACCGCCACGAGAGCGCAGGTCCATCTTGGCCTCGCACGAGAAGTTATGGTGGCCGTCTTCCCTGTGAGCTGTGGTGTGGTGGGTGACCACGGCATCTTGGGGGAAACGTGCTGTCCCCACAAAGGTCTGATTGTACAAAATCTCAGTACCACGGAGCAGGGTGACAGTGAGGCCTTCGAGGGGTGCCACGGCGGGGACCATGCACTCGATGGTGAACAGTGTCCCTACGGCCACTGAGGTGTGCGACAGCGTCAGCAGCACTTGCTTTGGAGGGTCTGCAGGAAAGCGGAAGGGAGGTCTGCTCAGGATGGGGGTGCAGCTCGGGCAGGCCCCACCCAGCCCAGACCATCCCCTGTGACCACGGTGTTCTCAGGAAGTGGGCTGGGGCTGGACGGAGGAAGCAGTTCAGGGTGAACGATGTCCTGGGTGGTAGTTTCAGGGACCTGATGGACAAGAATGGAGGTGTCCTGGTGTCTCCAGAGAAAAggttcagaatcagttcagtcaaCTAGAAAGATAAAAGTTTTGGCTGTGTCTCTTTCCTCTCCATAAACTCAatagaaatttcaaaaatgaaacagCTGGATGGTTTTGTTGAGAGAGACTTAGAAGGGAGTACTCACTGGAATTGGGCCATGAATTGTGAGGGTGTTCAGGGGCAGAGGCAAGAGTCAGAGCTGCCTTGGTTTTCAGGATCAGGTTTAAAACTATTGCTATCCCTTAGATATTAAACTCCATGGTTccctgggtttcttttttttttttttttaaatccaagagTTATTtctttggttgtgccaggtcttaactGTGGAAAGGGCCCTCAGGGGAAGATAAGACCACGACCTTCTCTCCAGGAGGTGAATGGGTTACTGGAGAGTGTGCCAGCCCTCCTGATGCAGTCCCTGTTGCTTGTCAGGGCATGTGGGGTGTTCTGGTGATGGGGGTGCTCCCCAgctgggaggagacagagggaaaCAACTTTTAGGTTTGTCTAAACCTGCTTGGATTGTCTGCTTCTGAGCAAATCTCAAAATCCCAGTTGCTGGCAGGGTTCGAGGAGGCCAGGGGAGGGTGTGAGCAGATTCTGAGCCTGTGCCTGGATCCAGAAGCCCAGGGAGGTGCAGGCCATAGGAGAGTGCCCAGGAGCAGTGACAGAGCAGCTCGTTGTGGGTTTGCAGACACAGGCTCCGGCCTCGGGGAGCAGGGCCCCGTGGGCGACACTCACAGAACACGGTGATGTTGAAAACTTTCGTCTCCTGCTTGCCGGCGCAGGTGAAACTGCACAGGAGCTGCTCATCCTTGGAGATGTTGTAGACCCTGAACAGCTTCCACTGAGCCTGGCTGTCCAGGAGAGTCTTGTTTAGGTGTGTCTCTAGAACAAGTTTCTTGGGGTCCGTACAACTGGCAGTGCAATTAATCACTTGAAACTCTCCAAACCCCACCATCAGGTGCTCTGGGCCCTCGAACACCTTCTCATTAGACCCTGGAAGGACAGAAAACTGCTCAGCGGACACCCCCACTGCCCTGCCTGGCGGGGCTGCCCACGATGCGCAGTCTCATCAATGGGTCCCTTCTGCTCCTCCCTCTGTTCAGACATTACTGCCTCTCGTCTAGACCAAGGGGGATGCTCCCTAGCTGTCTCCCTGCCCCTGACTGCTCTTCCAGCTTGTCCCCTCCAGGTGAGTCTTCCTCATGCACATCTTCTATCCCCATTGAGATTATATTCGAACTCGCCCCCCAGCCAAATTACCCCTGCTCTGAAGGCCTCCCTGACCTGGAGTGGATCGTGTCCCCTCAGGCCCCATGTCCATGAGTTCAGCTCCTCCCtcactccttccctctcttctgcaAATCCTTGTGGAATACTAGCTGTGtagcaggcactgttctaggctctgGGGAGCCATCAGAGACTGAAGAAATTCAAAGGTTGCCCTTGTGGAGCTCCTGCTGCTGGGAAGGACACAGAGTAACCAACAAGCGAACTAGCCAGGCTGTCAATTGGTGGGTAGCGCCCCAGACAGGAAatagggagtggggtggggctgCTGCGTTAAATACTGTGCTCGGGACAGGtttcatggaaacagtgacatttgaggaaaggaggaaggaaatggggGAGCTTATCTGCCAGTGTCTGCTAGGGCAGAAAACCAGCAGCGCCAAAATCCTGGTGGAGAAGACAACAGGATGGCTGGAGCCCAGTGAGGAAGAAGGCCAAGAATCGGAACTGATCTCGGCCAGCTGGGCCTGTGCTCTGTCCTGTGTTCCCACCACACCCACATGTCCACATCTAGCCCTCagctggggaaagagaaaggttctctagggagagagagagagctgcctTTGAATCCCGAGTTTGccagctctgtggccttgggcaaagtgctttccttttctgagcctcagtttctccatctgtcaaatgggcTAGTAATCCCTTTCCTGCATGGTCGTCATGAAGGCACCTGACAGGTTTTCCAAAACAGAGTGCTCACACCTGGAGGCATTCTCCTTCCCTGTCCCCTGGGCCACCCAGAAGGGGCTTTGTTTGCACTTTGATGGTCAGCAGAAGACGATGCCCTCCACTGACCTCTACGGTCCACTGGGCCGCCCCTGAAGACCCGCTGGGTCGTTCCCTTACTTTCCCTTGAGCCCCAGCCTCCTTGGTCTCCCATCAGTCTCCACGACCTGCCACATCCACACACCCTGAAGTTATGGGGCCTGTTCAACCCAAAGTGTGAAGGCCAGGTCCCCCATCTGCTACCCTGGGTCATGGAGTCATGGGGAAACCAGGCTTGCATAGCATCCCGCACCCGTGGTGGGCAGCCGCTGTGCTCAAAGCCTCAGCGACTTCTGGACCAGGACCCCCTTCTCCACACAGCACCAGGGGAACAGGTGCCCTAACCTCTGGCGGGAACACACCCAGTCTGGACCCCCAGGCTCACCTCGGCAGCAGAGCATAGCCAGAAAGGCTGCGAGCATTCCCCAGCCACCAAAAGGGGACATCTTGGGTGGCGTCTGCAGGCTCACAGGGAACAGCTGAGGACTGCCTGCAGAGAGGTGAAGGGCTCCGGTCAGGCAGGCAGCGGGGAGGACTTGCAGTTGCAGTCCTGAACCCCCAGCCTTCTGGAAGCTGATGACTGTATTTCCTCTCATTATCTGAGTGATCTTGGGGAGGCCACATGGAAGGCCAGCTCCCAGGGCCACAGGTCTGCAAGAAGCTGGGCAGAGGAAGCCAGGAGTCAGCTGATAAGCGGGACATACCTAGTCCTCCTGGCACGCTGCCATCAGGGGTGAGGCGGGCACACGGGGCTCATGTGTGTGTGATGCGTGTGCACACGGGGCATTTACCGCTACAAGCCCCAAATCTGGAGAGCCCTGAATCCCACAGGACACTTTTTTGGTGTCAACAAGGGAGGGATTTTCCAAGTTGGATAGAAGGTTTGGGAGGCAATAGCTGGACATTCTCCCCtgtcctctgcccctcccctttTAGATTTCTGGTGATGCACACGGTCCCCAGGCACTTTCTTGTCTGTTTTCTTAGCTAAATGTGATTTCACGTTACTAAttcaaggaggaaggaaaaggaaaccaaCATTTCACTGATGCCAATTCTCTGTTAGGGACTAATTTAAGGTTTAATATATCGTCTCATTATCACACCAAATCTAGCAATGTTGATTGTGCATCTGAGGAAGTTCAGGGCTCAGGTGAATTAATAACTTGCCTAAATCACAACGATATTAGGTGATGGAACGGCGGTGAGAATTTAGGAATGAGGAGTGTTTGGTTGGagaattggtggttgccaggattAAAGGGAGGGAGACATGGACTGAAAGAGCAGAGAGGACTTTAGGATGGAGAAGCTGCTCTGTTTGCTACTACAATGGTGCATATGTGTCAGAACACACTtgcccaaacccacagaatgtacacacCAAGACTGAACCGTAATGTCAACTATGATCCTTGGGTGATAATGACGTGTCAATGCAGGCTCATCAGTCATGAGAAATggaccactctggtgggggatgttggtAACAGGagaggctgtgcatgtgtggggaCAGGAGGTATGTGGCAAGTCTCTACTTCCCCTAAGTTTTGCTCTAAGCCTTAAACTGCTCTTCTAAAAAGAAGTCTACTAAAAAAAATGGGGGTAGTAGAGGCCAGAGGagctggtgtgttacagtccatggggttgaaagagtcgacacgacttaGAGACGGAACAACGACAGAAAAATAGCTCAAACACACCACCCTGGAGGGCAGCCTTCTGGGTCAGGATGCTTGTCAGCCATGGATGGTTGTTGCAAATGCAGGCTTTTatgacttctctggcggtccagttgttaagactctgcttccaagtgtttgatccctggtctggggaagtAACATTCCATATGGGCGTTCCATATGTGcctggcatagccaaaaataaactgcAGGTTTTTAAACTCAATTTTTAGCAGGTTTAGAGGAAGACGTTTACTCAGTCATTTCTAAATGTTTATCTCGaattacatttgtaaaatatgtatttacttggctgcaccaagtcttagttctggcatgcgggatctagttccctgaccagggatggaacccaggccccatgcattggagctggaagtcttagccactggaccaccagggacgttccTCAGATTAcactttaaaagatatttaaacaCAAAACCCAGTTCTACATTGTTTATGAGACACATCTAATGAGTAAGAGTGTGGAATGGTGGAATGAAAAAAGATATACCAGGCAAAAGCTAACCAAAAGAAAAGCCGGGAAAGGTTTATTCATATCAAAGAAGAAggaattttaagacaaaaaaatatttattagggaTACAATGAGTACCTAGATTAAACGGTCAATTCATACAGAAATCACAATTGTTGTAAACTTGTAAGCACTTAGCTTGAAGGAAcaacaaagagataaaaccaTCATCATAGCAAGAAATTTTAATACAACATCTCTCTATTATGAATACTGaagcaaacatgaaaagatgctcaacatcattcatcagGAGGGAAAGGCacatcaaagccacaatgagacatcaccccaccactgtcagaatggttatcatcaaagacaacaaataaaaacattggcaagggtgtggagaaaggggagccCTCGTGTCCTcctggtgggattgtaaattggtgcaactgCTGTGGAGAAATGTGTAGAGGTGCctcaaaaattagaaatagaactgccgtatgaTCCAGccatttcacttctgggtatcctcctggagaaaacaaaagcactaattcgAGGACATACATGTGCACCACTGTCCACTGTGGCATCATTTCCAGTAGCCAACGTGTGAAAGCCTCCTGAATGTTCATCCATAGATGCATGAGTAAAGATGGGTTTGGTAtaatacacaacggaatattattcagccataaagaatgaagTCTTGCCATTTTcgacaacatggacagacctagagggtattatgccaaGTGCAGTgactcagacagagaaagacaaacaccatgtgATCTCACACATatgcagaatctgaaaaacaaaacagacaaaaccaaAGCCAGGCTCCTACATATAGAGAATAAAGGAGTGGTTGCTGGAGGCGAAGGGGCCGAGCAGGGTCCAAAATAGATGAATGGGATTAAGAGGGGCAAAGCACCAATTACAGAGTAAGCCACAGGGATGTAACACAGCATGAGGAATATGGTCAGTAATACTGGAATAACTTTGTATGGAAGCAGGTGGACACTAGAC
The DNA window shown above is from Bos javanicus breed banteng chromosome 19, ARS-OSU_banteng_1.0, whole genome shotgun sequence and carries:
- the LOC133232645 gene encoding intercellular adhesion molecule 2-like isoform X1, with translation MPGTYGTPIWNVTSPDQGSNTWKQSLNNWTAREVIKACICNNHPWLTSILTQKAALQGASCRPVALGAGLPCGLPKITQIMRGNTVISFQKAGGSGLQLQVLPAACLTGALHLSAGSPQLFPVSLQTPPKMSPFGGWGMLAAFLAMLCCRGSNEKVFEGPEHLMVGFGEFQVINCTASCTDPKKLVLETHLNKTLLDSQAQWKLFRVYNISKDEQLLCSFTCAGKQETKVFNITVFYPPKQVLLTLSHTSVAVGTLFTIECMVPAVAPLEGLTVTLLRGTEILYNQTFVGTARFPQDAVVTHHTTAHREDGHHNFSCEAKMDLRSRGGGLVHRVSDPQRLEVKEPVPNNQMVTIITIVIMLLILFVTFVLLCRHRLRTSNT
- the LOC133232645 gene encoding intercellular adhesion molecule 2-like isoform X2 is translated as MPGTYGTPIWNVTSPDQGSNTWKQSLNNWTAREVIKACICNNHPWLTSILTQKAALQGASCRPVALGAGLPCGLPKITQIMRGNTVISFQKAGGSGLQLQVLPAACLTGALHLSAGSPQLFPVSLQTPPKMSPFGGWGMLAAFLAMLCCRGSNEKVFEGPEHLMVGFGEFQVINCTASCTDPKKLVLETHLNKTLLDSQAQWKLFRVYNISKDEQLLCSFTCAGKQETKVFNITVFYPPKQVLLTLSHTSVAVGTLFTIECMVPAVAPLEGLTVTLLRGTEILYNQTFVGTARFPQDAVVTHHTTAHREDGHHNFSCEAKMDLRSRGGGLVHRVSDPQRLEVKGTDCARVTPECKPLRRG